Below is a genomic region from Deltaproteobacteria bacterium.
TCGAAATCTTTCAGTCCGAGTCGTTCCGAGGTGACCTTGAGGAGTTTTTCATCATCGTCGACCATGAGAAGCTTGATCCGTTTCTCTTCATCCTTCATGGGATACCCTCCTTGTGTCCATGCATCAAAACGGTGCGTAGATGGATGGCGCCACTCCAATGTTCACGCGTTTGACTCCATCCATTTTGGCCATGATCTTCCTTGCTTTCTCTTCTATCAACTTTTCCTGCAAAATCGACCCTTTTACACTGACGAAGACCTCACCCTCCCTGACGACGGCTTCCACTTCAGGAAACACCTCGAGAAGCAAGGCTTCGGTCTTGGCCGCCAAAGCCATGTCCTTTAGCTTGCTTCGCATCATCTCCATGTGTCCGTTCGTGGACACTTGCGCCGTGCCGGCAATGATCGCCACGGCGGCGTCGATGCTGATGCGATGGAGATTGAGGTAAAGGTCATACAGACGAGGATCGTGATCGTCTTTGCCGTACAGCTGTTTCGTCCATCTGGCCCGCTCCTTGTCTTTTCGAATCAATCTTTTTCGAGCTTCCACGGAAGTAAGATTCTCCCGTCGCATTTCTTCGCGCACGCGCTCATCGAAGTCCGCGATCACACGCACTTTGACAACGTCGGGCATGTCCGCAAGAAAAATGTGTCCTGCAACGCCATGGTAAACAACGTTGCCCTGGCTCATGGTCTCGAAAAAAACCGCCCGGAACATGGCCAAGCAGCGTTCCTTCTGCGCGGCCAGTTGTTCAAGAAAAGTGGGCGCATCGTTCAACGCTTTTTCGACTGCGGTGAAGGAAAGATCCATGCAGTCGCAGGCGCGCTGAATGATTTCAGGGCCGATACAGGCATAGCCGAGCCTTTCAGCCACCTTTCGGGCAATTTCTTCGCCATGGCTGTATGAATCTCGAGAGATGGTGA
It encodes:
- a CDS encoding cytidylate kinase-like family protein, producing the protein MPIITISRDSYSHGEEIARKVAERLGYACIGPEIIQRACDCMDLSFTAVEKALNDAPTFLEQLAAQKERCLAMFRAVFFETMSQGNVVYHGVAGHIFLADMPDVVKVRVIADFDERVREEMRRENLTSVEARKRLIRKDKERARWTKQLYGKDDHDPRLYDLYLNLHRISIDAAVAIIAGTAQVSTNGHMEMMRSKLKDMALAAKTEALLLEVFPEVEAVVREGEVFVSVKGSILQEKLIEEKARKIMAKMDGVKRVNIGVAPSIYAPF